A part of Aegilops tauschii subsp. strangulata cultivar AL8/78 chromosome 2, Aet v6.0, whole genome shotgun sequence genomic DNA contains:
- the LOC109756449 gene encoding defensin Tk-AMP-D1.1: MESSHKLFPAVAILLLLVVATEVAPAQARECETESERFNGLCFVSENCAGVCVAEGFTGGKCSGLKRRCMCTKEC, translated from the exons ATGGAGTCATCACACAAGCTTTTCCCGGCCGTTGCcatcctcctcctgctcgtcgtcGCCACCG AGGTGGCGCCAGCGCAGGCACGAGAGTGTGAGACAGAGAGCGAGCGGTTCAACGGGCTGTGCTTCGTGTCCGAAAACTGCGCCGGTGTGTGCGTTGCGGAGGGGTTCACCGGTGGCAAGTGCTCCGGCTTGAAGAGGAGGTGCATGTGCACGAAGGAGTGCTAG